The Mesorhizobium sp. 113-3-3 genome includes the window GTTCAAGGTCGAGGGCGGAGAGGGCGGCCATCAAGGTACGGAGTTGCATCGCGGGCTCGCCGGCCTCGAGGCGGGAGACCGTACCCTGGCGTAAGTGGATCTGGTTGCCGAGCGAGCCCTGTGTGAGGCCGGCGTTCTTGCGGGCGCGGCGCAAAATGGCTCCGAGTTGTTTTTCGTTGCGAGCGATCTGGTCTGTCATGATGGGTCTCCACGCCTGCAATATACGCGATCGCGTATTGACCGTCAGTATACGAAGTCGCGTATAAAATGGAGATATACGCGATCACGTATGTAACGACGATATACGCGATCGCGTGTGATGCCAACGTGTCAGCTGGCAGCGGCGGTCTTGGCGCCCCAGCTGAAACGAGCGGGACGAGACACTCTTGATGCTTTGTTGAAACACATCTCGCCGCTCGGTTGCGAACACATCAACCTAACTGGCATCTACACTTGGGATACGGAACTTCGATGCCGGACGGCTACGACGAGACGCGTCCTGAAAACCATGTATTCCTTGCTCACTCGCGATTCATTGCCCCTCGGCGAGGATCAAGGTTCCTAAGCGACACGAGCGTCTGCCCGAGCGGCTACGCCTCGAGTTACTTTCTCGAGGTCCGGCGCGGGGAACGGGAGGTCCGCGCCGTACAAAACATCGCCGACATCCTGGTCGATCCCGAAGGCTCGCTTGAAAGGCGCAACCATTGGGAAAACACGAGCCACGCGCTGCTCGTCGGTGTGATCCTGCATGTGCTCTATGCCGGACCGGACAAGACCCTGGCGGCGTCGTCCGATCCGACGCGCCCGATCGAATTGACCAAGGCGGCCATGATGACGGCGCCGCATCCGGGGGAGGGCGGTCCGCAGCGGGTCATCACCAGCGCGGGCCGCCCGCGTCGGCGCGGCGCCGCCCGCGCTGTTGACGCCAGCTGGGTTCTGTTGCTGATGGCGTTCAGTTGGCGGCTCCGCACAATTGCGACGTCGTCAATCCTGGCGGCACGTTCTCCGTCGGGCCAAATCCGTACTTCGCCATGATGGTGGCGATCGTGCCATTCGACATGACCTTCGCCAGACCCTGATTGTAGAGGTCGCGAAGATCGCCATCGTCCTTCCTGAACGCGATCGCGATGTAGCTGATCGACTTCTCGTCCGTCGTAAACGGGCTGGCGCGCTCCAGATCCGGGCTCTTGTTGCCGGCAAGCAGCCCGATCACCGTCGGGGAAGAGAACAGAGCCGCGTCGATGCGGCCGGCGCGCAGTGCCGCGATGTCGGTCTCGATGTCGGGGAACTGCAGGATGCGGTCTGCCGGCACGCCCTCGGTGATGGCGTTCTTGATGACATTGCTGCCGCGGCCGCCGCCCATGATCGCGTCGGATTTCTTGGCAAGATCCGCATAGCTGTGGATCGCCTTGGGGTTGCCGGCGAGCACGATCGCCGCGTCGTCCGACCTCAGGTCGGGAGCGCCGAAGGCCACCTGCTGGCATCGCCCCGGCGTTATCGACAGGCCGGATGCGACGGCATCGAAACGGCCGGCCATCAGGCCAGGGATCAAGGCGCCGAACTCGGTGACCTCGAAGTCGACCTGCTTGACGCCGAGATCGGCGAAGGCAGCCCTGAGGAGATCCGGATGCCAGCCGAGCAACTCGCCGGTTCCCTCCTTCTTGTAGCCCCATGGCGCGCGGTTGTGGATGCCGATGACGATGCGCCCTTCCTTCAGGACGCGTTCTTTCGTGGTCTCTGCCGTTGCCGGCAGCACAGATCCAACAAGCGCGGCATAGGCGATGCAGGCCAGGCCAATCGCAGCCGATGGGGCTCGAAGATTCATCGGGGGGTCCTCCCATGAGTTTGAGTTGCGCGAAGGCGTCCCCGCCTCAGCCGCTCAAAACTACGGTTGGATGCCGCATTCCGTCAATGTATATATACGAAATATAGACAAAATATTGCGGATGAAGTGGTGAGTGATTCAGGCCTGCCCGTCGAGGAGATACATTCCCTACGTGATTGCGATCGGGTGACGCGGTCGTCCAACCTCGCTTGCGCCACTGACGCTTGAACCGATGCCGAACAGCCGGTCGCCTAGACAGGCAAGACTTCCGAGCGCTTGACCTGGCCGAGCGCGAAGCTGCTTTCGATCGAGGCGATGTTGTCCAGCCGCGTCAGCTTGTCCTTGATGAACCGCTCATAGGCTTCGAGGTCGCGCACCACGATGCGCATCAGGTAATCGCGCTGGCCGGTCATCAGATAGCAGTCGGCAACCTCGGGCCAGCGCAGCACTGCTTGTGAGAAGCGATCGAGATCGTCCTCGCGTTGCCGTTCAAGCTTGATCGACGCGAAAGCGCTGATCGGCAGGCCGAGCTTCTTCTGGTCGAGGACCACGGTGTAACCTTTGATGACGCCGGCGCTCTCCAGGAGCCTGACGCGCCGGGCGCATGGTGAAGGCGAAAGGCCAACGGCCTCAGCGAGGTCGTTCGTCGTCGCCTTTGCGTTCTTCTGCAGCGCGGCGATGATTTTCAGGTCGATTGCGTCGAGAGTCGGATTTGGCACGTTTCCCTCGTCTAGGCGTGATTATTGGCTGGATCAGCCAATATCATTGATATGCTTGCGTAAGAATAGCCACTTTTGAGAGACCTTGGCCGCTATCGTTGAGCCGCGATTTTACGGGAGCCCACGATGACGATCCTTTCCGAGCTTGAACGCAAGGTTCTGTGGCTGGCCGTCTGGATGATCCATCATGCCAATCATGTTCGCGGGTCGCAGGACGGCCTCAAGGTCGGCGGCCATCAGGCGTCGTCGGCGTCCGCGTCGACCTTGATGACGGCGCTCTACTTTCAGATCCTCAGGCCTGAAGACCGCGTTGCCGTCAAGCCGCATGCGAGCCCCGTCTTCCATGCCATCCAGTATCTGTTCGGCAGGCAGACGCTCGAGCAGCTGCAGAATTTTCGCGGCTATCGCGGCGCGCAGTCCTACCCGTCACGAACCAAGGATATCGACGATGTCGATTTCTCGACCGGGTCGGTCGGACTGGGCGTGGCGCAGACCTTGTTCTCCTCGCTGGTCCAGGACTATGTCAGGGCCAAAGGCTGGAACGCGGACCAGCCGGAAGGTCGGATGGTAGCCCTTCTCGGCGACGCCGAAATGGATGAAGGCAATATCTTCGAGGCTCTTCTCGAAGGCTGGAAGCACGGCCTGCGAAACACCTGGTGGGTCGTCGACTACAACAGGCAAAGCCTCGATGCGGTGGTGCGCGAAGGCTTGTGGCAGCGCTTCGAATCCATCTTTCGCAACTTCGGCTGGGACGTGGTGATCCTCAAACATGGGACATTGCAACAGGCGGCCTTTGAGGAGGAGGGCGGCGAAAAGCTGCGGTCGTGGATCGATGCATGCCCCAACCAGCTCTATTCGGTGCTGACCTTCCAGGGCGGCGCCGCGTGGCGCCGGCGCCTTCTGGATGACCTGGGGGACCAAGGACCGGTGACCCGCCTGATCGAGAAGCGCAGCGACGAAGACCTTGCCGCCTTGATGGCAAACCTTGGCGGCCACGATCTGGCAAGCATCATCGATGCCTTCGAGCAAGCGCGCGGTCATGATCGTCCGACCTGTTTCATCGCCTATACGATCAAGGGCTTCGGCCTGCCGCTCGCCGGCCACAAAGACAATCACGCGGGATTGATGACGCCAGCGCAGGTCGACGCGCTGCGGCAAGGCATGGGTGTGCGCGAAGGGCATGAATGGGACTTGTTCAAGGGCCTTGCATACGATGAGGCGGCGATCCGGTCCTATCTGGCGTCGTCGCCTTTCGCGCAGGCAGCTACCCGTCGCCATAAAGCTCCAGCCGTGCCCGTGCCGGTGCAGATACCCTGCGGCGCACAGGCCTCCATGTCGACACAACAGGGCTTCGGCCTCTTGATGCACGAGATCGCCAAGTCAGACAGCGATTTTGCCAAGCGTGTCGTGACCACGTCTCCGGACGTCACGGTCTCGACCAATCTCGGCGCCTGGGTGAACAGGCGGGGCCTGTTCGCGCGCGGCGGCCAGGCAGACCTCTTCCGGGAAGAACGCATTCCCTCTGCCTTCAACTGGACGTTTTCGCCGTC containing:
- a CDS encoding helix-turn-helix domain-containing protein, with translation MTDQIARNEKQLGAILRRARKNAGLTQGSLGNQIHLRQGTVSRLEAGEPAMQLRTLMAALSALDLELVVRARSKGSSADIEDLF
- a CDS encoding pyruvate dehydrogenase (acetyl-transferring), homodimeric type: MTILSELERKVLWLAVWMIHHANHVRGSQDGLKVGGHQASSASASTLMTALYFQILRPEDRVAVKPHASPVFHAIQYLFGRQTLEQLQNFRGYRGAQSYPSRTKDIDDVDFSTGSVGLGVAQTLFSSLVQDYVRAKGWNADQPEGRMVALLGDAEMDEGNIFEALLEGWKHGLRNTWWVVDYNRQSLDAVVREGLWQRFESIFRNFGWDVVILKHGTLQQAAFEEEGGEKLRSWIDACPNQLYSVLTFQGGAAWRRRLLDDLGDQGPVTRLIEKRSDEDLAALMANLGGHDLASIIDAFEQARGHDRPTCFIAYTIKGFGLPLAGHKDNHAGLMTPAQVDALRQGMGVREGHEWDLFKGLAYDEAAIRSYLASSPFAQAATRRHKAPAVPVPVQIPCGAQASMSTQQGFGLLMHEIAKSDSDFAKRVVTTSPDVTVSTNLGAWVNRRGLFARGGQADLFREERIPSAFNWTFSPSGQHFELGISEMNLFTMLSALGLSHSLHGERLLPVGTLYDPFIERGLDALNYACYQDARFILAATPSGVTLAPEGGAHQSIATPLIGMAQDGLATFEPAYVDELAVILRWAFAYIQRSGEAEPDDQTWLRDQTGGSVYLRLSTRLIEQPTRQTGNPLARDIVDGAYWLRKPGPNAAVVIAYSGAVAPEAVEALGLMAGDRRDVGLLAVTSADRLNAGWSAAARARQYGHPHATSHVERLLAGLPASCAIVTVLDGHPATLAWLGSVCGHRTRALGVEHFGQTGTIADLYRHYGIDAQGIMAAVQSVSAGRPLRHLGSAA
- the ehuB gene encoding ectoine/hydroxyectoine ABC transporter substrate-binding protein EhuB, whose translation is MNLRAPSAAIGLACIAYAALVGSVLPATAETTKERVLKEGRIVIGIHNRAPWGYKKEGTGELLGWHPDLLRAAFADLGVKQVDFEVTEFGALIPGLMAGRFDAVASGLSITPGRCQQVAFGAPDLRSDDAAIVLAGNPKAIHSYADLAKKSDAIMGGGRGSNVIKNAITEGVPADRILQFPDIETDIAALRAGRIDAALFSSPTVIGLLAGNKSPDLERASPFTTDEKSISYIAIAFRKDDGDLRDLYNQGLAKVMSNGTIATIMAKYGFGPTENVPPGLTTSQLCGAAN
- a CDS encoding Lrp/AsnC family transcriptional regulator — translated: MPNPTLDAIDLKIIAALQKNAKATTNDLAEAVGLSPSPCARRVRLLESAGVIKGYTVVLDQKKLGLPISAFASIKLERQREDDLDRFSQAVLRWPEVADCYLMTGQRDYLMRIVVRDLEAYERFIKDKLTRLDNIASIESSFALGQVKRSEVLPV